In Cycloclasticus sp., a single genomic region encodes these proteins:
- the argE gene encoding acetylornithine deacetylase, whose amino-acid sequence MIKPLNTLDMMRALIGTPSVSSTNASYDQSNLAVINLLADWLENIGFKVSIEPLSDQSGKANLIATIGPQYKGANGLVLSGHTDTVPYDNRHWQQDPFKLTERDNNFYGLGSTDMKSFFALAIEVATRFKASDFKRPLTILATADEESAMSGAQALVKEQFQHAKYAIIGEPTGLTPIRMHKGVMMESLIVTGHAGHSSNPNLGASATEGMHQIINELLRWREELQRKHQNPVFDVSSPTMNIGSIHGGDNPNRICSHCETQIDIRPLPGMSIDSLRADLQKRLSAVLPEESKLKLAYRPIFCGVPPFETAADAKLTQMIEHITGKASAAVAFGTEAPYLNNLGLDTIVIGPGNIDQAHQPNEYIPSNQIEPYCNFLQKLIQKICINQ is encoded by the coding sequence TTGATCAAACCCCTTAACACTCTCGACATGATGCGTGCCTTAATCGGCACGCCATCAGTCAGCAGTACTAATGCGTCTTACGATCAAAGCAACCTAGCCGTTATTAACCTATTGGCTGATTGGTTAGAAAACATCGGATTTAAGGTCAGCATCGAGCCGCTTTCAGATCAAAGCGGGAAAGCCAACCTAATCGCCACCATTGGCCCACAGTACAAGGGCGCTAACGGACTCGTTTTATCAGGCCACACCGATACAGTTCCCTATGATAATCGCCATTGGCAACAAGACCCCTTTAAACTAACCGAAAGAGATAATAATTTTTATGGCCTAGGCAGTACGGACATGAAATCATTCTTCGCGTTAGCTATTGAGGTAGCCACCCGGTTTAAAGCCAGCGACTTCAAACGGCCTTTAACCATACTGGCCACCGCCGATGAGGAAAGCGCCATGAGTGGCGCACAGGCGCTCGTTAAAGAACAATTTCAACACGCAAAGTACGCCATTATTGGCGAGCCCACAGGCTTAACGCCTATCCGTATGCACAAAGGCGTCATGATGGAGTCCTTGATCGTCACCGGGCATGCTGGGCATTCAAGCAACCCAAATTTAGGTGCCAGCGCCACCGAAGGAATGCATCAAATTATTAATGAGTTGCTGCGCTGGCGAGAAGAACTACAAAGAAAGCACCAAAACCCAGTCTTTGATGTTTCCTCACCGACGATGAATATTGGCTCCATTCACGGTGGCGACAACCCAAATAGAATTTGCTCTCATTGTGAAACACAAATAGATATACGGCCACTCCCTGGCATGAGTATTGATTCATTACGTGCTGATTTGCAAAAACGCTTAAGTGCTGTGTTACCTGAAGAAAGCAAACTCAAGCTCGCCTACCGGCCCATTTTTTGTGGCGTTCCGCCGTTTGAAACAGCCGCCGATGCAAAACTCACGCAAATGATCGAACACATTACCGGCAAAGCCTCCGCAGCTGTCGCATTTGGTACAGAAGCTCCCTACTTAAACAATCTCGGGCTCGACACCATCGTTATCGGCCCAGGCAATATTGATCAAGCACATCAGCCAAATGAATACATTCCCAGCAACCAAATTGAGCCATACTGCAACTTTCTGCAAAAATTAATACAAAAAATTTGCATTAATCAGTAA
- the argA gene encoding amino-acid N-acetyltransferase — translation MLNDANFIIQQFGGVKRLANAINKDPATVYRWTYPKSKNGTGGLVPSSALKSIYEAAKLLGIALDEAKELTSLPLPTEELTHPHQFINWFRSTAPYIHAHRGKTFVINFSGEAVDDALFRSLIEDFALLNSLGIRLILVHGIRPQLEKKLIDNKHPSQVFQHLRVTDKPTLEMAKEASGTVRTNIEARLSTSLTNTPMSGSGIRVASGNFIVAKPLGIIDGVDYQFTGEVRRVDGETIANTLDSGHIILVSPLGYSPTGDVFNLRSEEIATAIATTIKADKLILMTERTELLTDKNKLIRQLTTEQAQTILDTTDDQQDDTYLHLQEAIRASKLGVKRIHLINRKINGGLPLELFTRQGSGTLISIQPFEDARPANFNDIHGIIELIRPLEARGLLAYRSAETIEMDIEQFHVIEQDGLITTCAALYQYPHESMGELACVAVHPNYRTGERGEYLLSMIEKKARSAGLTQLFVLTTQSSHWFAEKGFQAATLNDLPKLKRDHYNQTRRSNVMIKKLS, via the coding sequence ATGCTAAATGATGCAAATTTTATTATCCAACAATTTGGTGGCGTCAAACGACTCGCCAATGCCATCAATAAAGACCCTGCTACCGTTTATCGCTGGACATACCCTAAAAGCAAAAATGGCACTGGCGGACTGGTACCATCCTCTGCTTTAAAAAGCATATACGAAGCCGCGAAGTTGCTGGGTATCGCTCTTGATGAAGCTAAGGAACTTACATCACTTCCTCTTCCAACAGAGGAATTAACACACCCCCATCAATTTATTAACTGGTTTAGAAGTACTGCGCCTTATATACACGCCCATCGCGGCAAGACGTTCGTTATAAACTTTAGCGGTGAAGCGGTCGATGACGCACTATTTCGCTCTTTGATTGAAGATTTTGCCTTACTAAATAGCCTCGGCATCCGTCTCATTCTTGTACATGGTATTCGCCCTCAGTTGGAAAAAAAACTCATCGACAATAAGCACCCTAGTCAAGTTTTTCAACATTTACGGGTGACCGACAAACCAACGCTTGAAATGGCAAAAGAAGCCTCGGGCACTGTTCGCACCAATATTGAAGCAAGGCTCTCCACCAGCTTAACTAACACCCCAATGTCTGGCTCGGGTATTCGCGTTGCCTCCGGAAACTTTATTGTTGCTAAACCACTCGGCATTATTGATGGTGTTGATTACCAATTTACCGGTGAAGTGCGCCGAGTTGATGGCGAGACGATAGCCAACACTCTTGATTCTGGCCATATTATTCTAGTATCACCACTCGGATACTCACCCACTGGCGATGTTTTCAATCTTCGTAGCGAAGAAATAGCCACTGCTATTGCCACCACCATAAAGGCCGACAAACTTATTTTAATGACCGAACGGACAGAGCTTCTAACTGACAAGAACAAGCTCATCCGTCAATTAACAACCGAGCAAGCACAAACTATTTTAGACACTACGGATGATCAGCAAGATGACACCTACCTGCATTTGCAAGAAGCCATTCGCGCCAGCAAACTGGGCGTAAAGCGCATCCATTTAATTAATCGAAAAATAAACGGTGGCCTACCATTAGAACTGTTTACACGACAAGGCTCAGGGACGCTGATTAGTATTCAGCCGTTTGAGGATGCTCGCCCTGCTAATTTTAATGACATTCATGGCATCATTGAACTTATTCGCCCGTTAGAAGCTCGTGGTTTACTCGCCTACCGTTCCGCTGAAACCATTGAGATGGATATTGAGCAGTTTCACGTTATTGAACAAGACGGCTTGATCACTACCTGCGCCGCACTGTATCAGTACCCACACGAGTCAATGGGCGAGCTCGCTTGCGTTGCTGTTCATCCCAATTATCGTACCGGCGAACGTGGAGAATACCTATTAAGTATGATCGAAAAAAAGGCGCGTTCCGCAGGGCTTACTCAATTATTTGTACTCACCACACAAAGCAGCCACTGGTTTGCAGAAAAAGGTTTTCAGGCCGCAACACTTAACGATTTACCGAAACTAAAACGCGACCATTACAACCAAACTCGTCGCTCTAATGTGATGATCAAAAAGCTGTCCTAG